The following proteins are encoded in a genomic region of Lytechinus variegatus isolate NC3 chromosome 7, Lvar_3.0, whole genome shotgun sequence:
- the LOC121419026 gene encoding calmodulin-beta-like, translated as MCFFVQADQLTEEQIAEFKEAFSLFDKDGDGTITTKELGTVMRSLGQNPTEAELQDMINEVDADGNGTIDFPEFLTMMARKMKETDSEEEIREAFRVFDKDGNGFISAAELRHVMTNLGEKLTDEEVDEMIREADIDGDGQVNYEEFVAMMTSK; from the exons atgtGTTTTTTCGTACAGGCTGATCAACTCACTGAAGAGCAAATTGCAg AATTCAAGGAGGCTTTCTCCCTATTTGACAAGGACGGTGATGGCACCATCACTACTAAGGAGTTAGGCACAGTGATGAGGTCACTGGGTCAAAACCCAACTGAGGCGGAGCTTCAAGATATGATCAATGAAGTTGATGCTGATG GAAATGGAACGATAGATTTCCCAGAATTCCTCACGATGATGGcaaggaaaatgaaggaaacagACAGTGAAGAGGAGATCAGGGAGGCATTCCGGGTATTTGACAAGGATGGCAATGGCTTCATCAG TGCTGCCGAGCTTCGCCATGTGATGACAAATCTTGGTGAGAAGTTGACAGATGAGGAAGTTGATGAAATGATCAGGGAAGCAGATATCGATGGTGATGGCCAGGTCAACTATGAAG AGTTTGTAGCCATGATGACTTCAAAGTGA